Proteins encoded within one genomic window of Salipaludibacillus agaradhaerens:
- a CDS encoding aminoglycoside 6-adenylyltransferase gives MRNEQEMFELIISVAKNDERIRAVYMNGSRTNPNVPKDIFQDYDIVYVVTDTSSFIKDEHWIEIYGDVLMKQEPDKLEKGKGLDANFERTYAYLMLFTDGNRIDLRIQTAEAMLEEYGEDKLTIPLLDKDAILPSIPPPSDLDYHVNKPTEGQYDSCTNNFWWCLQNVAKGIRRDELPYSKLMFEYTTRVALDEMVNWWIGIENDFQVSTGKMGKYFKKYLPESYWEMYINTYSDSDYENMWQSVFIACKLFRILSHDVANHFHFSYPVEDDNNMTKYLRHLRDLPANAKEIF, from the coding sequence ATGAGGAATGAGCAAGAAATGTTTGAATTAATAATTTCAGTTGCCAAAAACGACGAAAGAATTAGAGCTGTCTATATGAATGGATCAAGAACGAATCCAAATGTTCCAAAGGATATTTTTCAAGATTACGATATTGTATATGTTGTAACGGACACGTCTTCATTCATTAAAGATGAGCACTGGATTGAGATATATGGGGATGTACTTATGAAACAAGAACCAGATAAACTCGAAAAAGGCAAAGGTCTGGATGCAAATTTTGAGCGTACATACGCCTATTTGATGTTATTTACAGACGGGAATCGGATTGATCTGCGTATTCAAACAGCTGAGGCAATGCTTGAAGAGTATGGAGAAGATAAACTCACTATCCCACTATTGGATAAAGATGCTATTTTACCTTCTATACCACCACCCTCGGACCTCGACTATCACGTTAATAAACCAACAGAGGGGCAATATGATAGTTGCACTAATAATTTTTGGTGGTGTCTACAAAATGTTGCAAAAGGAATACGGCGTGATGAGCTACCCTATTCAAAATTAATGTTTGAATATACAACAAGGGTTGCTTTGGACGAGATGGTCAACTGGTGGATTGGAATAGAGAATGATTTTCAAGTTTCAACAGGAAAAATGGGAAAATACTTTAAGAAATACCTTCCTGAATCATATTGGGAGATGTACATAAACACGTACTCTGATTCAGACTATGAAAATATGTGGCAATCAGTTTTTATTGCTTGTAAATTGTTCCGAATTTTATCACATGATGTAGCTAATCACTTCCATTTTTCCTATCCTGTTGAGGATGATAACAATATGACGAAATACCTTAGACACTTAAGAGACTTGCCTGCTAACGCTAAGGAAATATTCTGA
- the solA gene encoding N-methyl-L-tryptophan oxidase codes for MKHYDVIIVGAGSIGMSAGYFLSKEGKRVLLLDAHDPPHTMGSHGGETRLIRHAYGEGRAYTPLALKSQQLWDDLQEQTELPIFQKTGVLSFGPVDTPFLKEALESAKAHHLQAEKLTEAEMKRRWAGLQFPEEGPYIGCYEPDAGVLFVENCIQTYRELALQEGAELLTETPVKDVTMRDEQVSIQTSKTSYIADDVIICAGAWNRMLLQGVDLMLPLQPKRQVVGWFEANDQLFGSCEGFPGFSAHTPSGIFYGFPSIDGSGVKVGCHDFGQVTEPDEMVREFGVYDEDEAVLSQFLKTWMPEAGGHLKKGLTCLYTMTPDEHFIIDTHPNNNRILIAAGFSGHGFKFASGIGHELTQHILKGKTEIDLSLFKLNRQALTT; via the coding sequence ATGAAACATTATGACGTCATTATTGTAGGAGCAGGATCGATAGGAATGTCGGCAGGCTATTTTTTAAGTAAAGAAGGAAAACGTGTTCTGCTACTTGATGCGCATGATCCGCCTCATACGATGGGAAGTCACGGTGGAGAAACACGGTTAATTCGTCATGCTTATGGGGAAGGGAGAGCATATACGCCACTTGCATTGAAATCTCAACAGCTTTGGGATGATCTCCAAGAGCAGACAGAGCTGCCAATTTTTCAGAAAACAGGTGTACTTAGCTTTGGCCCAGTGGATACGCCATTTCTAAAAGAAGCATTAGAGAGTGCTAAAGCGCATCATTTACAAGCTGAAAAATTAACGGAAGCAGAGATGAAAAGGCGCTGGGCAGGTCTTCAATTTCCAGAAGAAGGGCCATATATCGGTTGCTATGAGCCTGACGCAGGCGTGTTATTTGTTGAAAATTGTATTCAAACTTACCGAGAGCTAGCTTTACAGGAGGGAGCAGAACTTCTAACTGAAACCCCTGTCAAAGACGTTACGATGAGAGATGAGCAAGTATCTATTCAAACTAGCAAAACCTCTTATATAGCTGATGACGTGATAATCTGTGCAGGAGCTTGGAATAGAATGCTACTCCAAGGCGTTGATCTTATGCTCCCACTGCAACCGAAAAGGCAGGTCGTGGGCTGGTTTGAAGCCAATGATCAATTGTTTGGAAGTTGTGAAGGGTTTCCAGGTTTTTCAGCCCACACCCCTTCTGGTATTTTTTATGGTTTTCCTAGCATCGATGGAAGCGGAGTTAAGGTCGGCTGCCACGATTTTGGCCAAGTGACAGAGCCAGATGAGATGGTTAGAGAATTTGGGGTGTATGATGAAGATGAAGCTGTTCTTTCCCAGTTTTTAAAAACGTGGATGCCGGAAGCGGGAGGACATTTGAAAAAAGGACTTACGTGCTTGTACACAATGACACCTGATGAACATTTTATTATCGATACACATCCAAACAATAATCGTATCTTGATAGCAGCAGGGTTTTCAGGTCATGGCTTTAAATTTGCGAGCGGGATCGGCCATGAGCTAACGCAACACATCTTAAAAGGCAAGACAGAAATAGATCTCTCACTATTCAAATTAAATCGCCAAGCTTTAACAACTTGA